CTTGTGTCCGCAACtagaaagagaaaagtctGTCGTATCAAATTAGATATtgacaaaaatgtcaaaatatatgaagaaGTGTGAGGGGAAACCGTTGATTGAACGTAAGACATTTGAAAAATGGATATGTAGTAGTTTCTAGATTTGCTTACAAGGAATGTTGAGTTGTATCATTTTCTCTAACGCAATAGCTAACGTGcacgacttttttttttttatgtaaactTCAAACAAACCACGATCAACGCGTTTACTATTTATTGCATGGAAACTATAGCAAGTGTGACAACTCATATCAATTTGTGATGAATTGATTAACTACGTAGGTAGTATAATATTTGTAAGTTGGTTATTCACGTAAGAAATATTGTATTTTACTCTTATCCAGATTATTTAAGAACTCGTTTTTCAATATAATGTTTGACATTTTATACTCGagttaataaacaaattagcTTTACATTGACAAAATTCTgttgtatattatttataattaatctTGACTATGggtaattaaataatatttttttggaaaaaaatacattggATTTTCTCAAATGATCACACTTctattaaaaccaaaatagtaCGTATACGCTCTAGACGATTCTAAATAGATGATTAATTTGGCTCGATTcattaattcaaaaaataataatatttagtgttttaaattagaattaaaatattaaataattatcgGATATTTCagtgttttaaattattgaggatgatttttgtttagtaatgACGTCAGATTGTCTAAGGAATAGTTTGGgaaaaaaatctgaatcaAATATGACTAACAAATGGTTATTGGTTATTGAACTGGACCATAACAAaaagacacacacacaaaaaaaaaaactttttttatctGGTTTGCTCCATGGATAAGAATATAGTAGCTAGGATATCCTGATCTTTAGATAACGGTAGAACATGTGGCAtgtgtttattgtttatttttattttattttgagaacaaaatagttacattgtttggttatatataaaaaaaaaacagaccaaaaagacaaaaccaaagcttaaacaaaaaaagaaaagaaaaacttaattaGACCGGTTAACACTAAACTGGTTTATGTAAAACGGATTCATAAATGTATCTAGACATTCACTTACATAAAATTCATCACAAAATTTCACCCAATTACGGTTTTGATTCGGTATAGGGACCACCTTCAAAATTACCCAATAAATAAAGAGTGGATAACAACTAgcataaaataatcaaagcaTCCACTAAGACACAAAACACAATTTcataaagatgatgatgaatcacataactttaaataaatattctttcaaaaaggcaaaacttttaaataaatatcattCGCCTGTCggccaagaaaaaaaaaaagtaaacaaaaataaatatcatacgtattgacaacaaaaaattcataCGCCAGTCCAATTACAAATTacacaatatttaaaaatttaaataaggaaaacagaagaagatacaatttcaaattaaaaaacaaaatacgtgtatataaaattgaataaaaccCCAACAGAAACGtgacacaaaagaaaagattggGGAAGCTGACCTCTGCCTTTCCTCCTCCATTAATCAAGGAATATAAATCAGCTTTAAACTCAGTCCTCTTATGGAAGACAAAAAAGCAAATATTTATTCGTAAATATAACTTCAGAACCCTTTCAACAAaactctctctgttctttctcCGTGGAGAAGTTAAAGATGACGATGTCGGAGAACTCAAGAAACTTGGAAGCTGGTTTGCTACTGAGGAAGAACCAAAACGACATCAACGAATGTCGTATCACTGCTGTTGTACTTTTCAGTACTTTCGTTTCTGTTTGTGGCTCTTTCTGCTTCGGTTGTGCGGTTAGTCATCAAATCactcatcttttttttaaaacaatttctctgtttgttttgCTCTGTGATTTGAAAGTTTGGGGTTGGATTTTACAGGCAGGTTATTCATCAGTTGCTCAAACAGGGATCATAAATGATTTAGGTCTCTCTGTTGCACAAGTAAGAAGCAaccctctctcttttcttgaatctttacTCAAAAAGTGCTAGTTTTGCTtaaattactctgtttttttgtttttgtttactacTTCAGTACTCCATGTTTGGTTCAATCATGACTTTTGGAGGAATGATTGGTGCCATCTTCAGCGGGAAAGTTGCAGATCTCATGGGTCGAAAAGGGGTAAATTTCCTGACAATTTGaaattcatacaaacataTGTTTCAAGATCATGTACTGATGAATTTTTCTCTTAAACAGACTATGTGGTTTGCTCAAATTTTCTGCATCTTCGGTTGGGTTGCAGTAGCATTAGCAAAAGACTCCATGTGGCTTGATATTGGAAGACTATCCACAGGATTTGCAGTTGGTTTATTAAGCTATGTGGTAATaattcttttactttctttttttccatttattttgtgtattatatacttatttatttttactgaCTTTGTGTTAACTCTGTTGCCTTCAGATACCAGTTTACATTGCAGAAATAACACCAAAACATGTTCGAGGAGCGTTTGTATTTGCTAATCAGGTAAACTAAAGAATAATTAGAGAATAAATTCTTAtaaccataaaataaaaaagatatatattatactaatGTTCTTAAAATTTGTTCAAATGTCGTTACAGCTGATGCAGAGTTGTGGATTGTCTTTATTCTACGTCATTGGAAATTTTGTTCATTGGCGTAACTTGGCCTTAATCGGTAAGCTTCTTCctaatcctttttttctttctagcaGGTTAGTTATGAAATTTTCATCAAGAAGTGATTTAAGTTTATCGGTTTCTGTCTCTCAGGTCTCATTCCATGTGCGTTGCAAGTTGTGACTTTGTTCTTTATTCCAGAGTCCCCTAGACTACTGGTACGTTTAGccctttttaagttttgatcttttttaaaaaaagtgtGAAGTAAAACTCAATATGGTTTACAATGGTGTATAGGGAAAATGGGGACATGAAAAAGAATGTAGAGCTTCATTGCAAAGTCTTCGCGGAGATGATGCAGATATCTCTGAAGAAGCCAACACTATCAAAGTATTGCAACTTTTCACacatctctctgtttttaaattgtgttgttttcaataaaacatgACTAATGAACAAATCATTGGAAATGTCAACTATAGGAAACCATGATCTTGTTTGATGAAGGACCAAAATCGCGGGTTATGGATTTGTTTCAGAGAAGATATGCTCCATCTGTTGTTGTAAGTTTATTCTCAAACgttttgtgacaaaaaaagttgattttcTCTTGTACCGTTATACTTACTCTCTGAAGTTTGTGACATTTTGTTCAGATTGGTGTGGGACTAATGCTTCTACAACAACTCTCTGGAAGCTCAGGACTTATGTACTATGTCGGTAGCGTATTTGATAAAGGAGGTAAATAGATAAACAAACTCTGTTTCGCATGTTACGATAATTTACTGTCTTCATTTGGgagtaacaaatattttcttactaaTGGCAGGGTTTCCAAGCAGCATTGGCTCAATGATTCTTGCAGTGATCATGGTATGTCTTTGTACGTAGTTTCATTTATTCGTGAAAAATCTTGCCAAGAAGTACACTTATGCTCATGTGTTCTGCTTTTGTAGATACCAAAAGCTCTATTGGGTCTGATTTTGGTTGAGAAAATGGGACGAAGACCACTTCTATTGGTAAGATTTTGCTATCTGATCTTTTGGtcaaatatcaaatgaagCAACAAAATTTAGCATATATCTTTTAACAGATGAATGATCTTTATTTACAGGCCTCTACCGGTGGAATGTGCTTTTTCAGCTTGCTCCTCAGTTTTTCCTTCTGCTTTCGGGTAATTAACATTAACGATTCGCTTTCTAACCAAAGATAtatacaaactttttttgCTGCTGTTTATTGGAGATTCTTACCAGTTATACTAAaatttttctacttttgttcTTGGACAGTCATATGGCATGCTTGATGAGCTCACTCCGATTTTCACATGTATCGGTGTAGTGGTACGTTTAAAGTCATTTCTTAGACATAATAAACAAGCAACTTAAAGTATAGCTCTTGTATAACTTGATCTGAATTTGACATCATATTACAGGGTTTCATCTCTTCATTTGCCGTAGGCATGGGAGGCTTACCATGGATCATCATGTCTGAGGTAAACAAACATGAACATTAACATTAACTCCTCAAAAAccgacatatatatattttttccagctctaaaaaatgttacattttttattttgcagaTATTCCCAATGAATGTTAAAGTTTCTGCTGGGACTCTGGTTACCTTAGCCAACTGGTCCTTTGGTTGGATTGTTGCTTTCGCCTACAACTTCATGCTAGAGTGGAACGCATCAGGTATAAATACATActactatataatatactatAGAGTCATTAAactctcaaaaaaaaattagatctTTAATctgatttaatttttgaaatatattaatctGTTTCAGGAACgttcttgatcttctttacTATATGTGGTGCGGGTATAGTCTTTATTTATGCGATGGTACCCGAAACTAAAGGAAGAACATTGGAAGATATACAAGCTTCTCTTACAGATTTTCTACAATGAGATCAAGTTTGACTTGTTTAAagttattcattttttcttagatTACAATTGGGGGGAGgtttatagttttttgttgtaattgttACCTCATTTGATGTGCAATTGAGAAAGAGATCACTTGAACATAAGGTTTAGATATCTCTCTGTCTCAGTAAATTAGCCCAATGTATGTATAGTATAGTCCCAGTtttacacccaaaaaaaagaaatataaaattgaactTTAAGGTATTGGCTTTTTGCTTTCATTgtatatttaacattttttttttttacttttactagTTGCTAATGCTATTAATCAATCTACCAGTTCTCTGAAACCTGTAGACCCACAGTTTCTACTTTCGGACTTATTTGTTCTGTATGTGTTCCACATTTCCGGCCTCATTCCTAAAAGTTGAATTGATTTGTGAGATATTTCCTTTTCAAAAatcattgttcttttttatattttctcgATAGCATAGGGTTTTCAGATACGGATAGTGATAGGGCAACAAATAAAACTAGGTTAATTCTTATCCTCTCTAAAAGTTAGTAAAGAATAAAGAcaatttatttccttttaaGGTTCCGAAAATGAGGTTTTCTAATTCTCTCCCTAGACGTAATTAAGCTATCGCTGTGCCAACCAGATTTGTGGTAGGTTACGTGCATCTGTTGATCTATTTGCATACATCATAAAGATCAATCCTTTAATTGTTTAACCACCTTTCTGATATTTCAATTatcttgactttttttttctttgttcgtTAAAACTATTGAATTTTTAGTCATTTAGTAAATATATTGCAAGTGCTATCCATAAAGATGTTCTTTAAATCTGATTGCGAACTAAAATATCTTAGTTGACAACTTGCACGTATCAGACATGATTTGTGGAATCACTTTAGTATTTTTCATTAATCAGAAAGGAACAAAGAGATCATGTGGAAATGCTCTCATGATTTacgttttctcttttttttttttttttttttccttacttTCGTCGATTTacttctattttaaaattggaaaGTGATTCTAGAAATCGCTAATCGACTACACAATGTCGGACGGTCCTAATCGTTGATTGGTCTATGCTTCTTTTCATATGTAAATATTTCGTGGATGATAAAAATAAGGGATTAAGTAAAAACCTTAACtccattattttatttttcttacattccACTATGTTACTTACGTTCCATTTTTAGGAGAAGTTTGAAGAATAACCCAAGTTAAATGCGATTTCATACGAACTAACAAAACTAGTTCATTGAGATAAAATTCAATTGATGatgaaaatcaaactaaaaaaaacgaAGCTAAGACTGAAGCATAAAAGAGGGTTTTTCaatgtaaatataattatttttgtttgtaattgtCTACAATATGAactatacaaattttaattagagtaagtgaaaaataaataaattagagTAAGTGATACATCAAGGATATTAAGTTATTAACacgatgacaaaaaaaaaaaaaaaaaagttatttacaCAAACCATTGATTAGGTATTCAATGATGGGCCTATAAATGTTGGGGCTGGGAAGTCCAAATCTTTTTAGACGTTGGTAAGAAAATGAGGCAAACCCGAACTTTGATTTTGGGatatgaaattgttttatattcttGCAGAGTTGTGACAGAAAGGTCCAAAACAAACTTTGTTCAATGACTTGATTTCTATTGGGCCGGCAATGTTTTCAATACTCAAGAGCCttttaatattcttaaaatagtttttttttttttttttctattttgcaAACGGCAGATgacattttgtaattttcgtatttgtttctcaaaattttgtatggACCTAGTTAAAtcttgaaaaataatataacataatcaaagttattatttttcacATACAAGATACATGTAAAGTATAACCACTAAAAGCAATAGGTTTTGACTTCATATAAATGAGTGAAATAGCTAGAAGGAACCGCATGTAAACGGACTGAGTCTGTACAAACCATGCTTCAGATTTCATCCAGTAATTAAATCCTTACATCAGGAAATCAATCAGAAGAAACATTTAGGTATCTCATGATTTGCTTAACTTTCTTAGATTAATGTTTCTGCCCTTAGTAGCAATAAAGTAATCTAGGACAAAAAGGTGTGGGtctcatttttctcttttacagACAAGTGATGAAAAAGACATGTATAATCTTTCATGCCGCTATACCATGAACCTTCCGTTCGACTTCTTCACTCTACTGTTTATTGCATTTCTGACCAGTAGAACAGATAATCCATGTATAGAACAGTTTTGCAAATATAAATTACTGGTTAGATATATATACGTATAGTCAAATATGGCGGGATATTAATCACTTTAATATTCATTTAGATACTAATAAATGGATCAACTTCATAGGTGTGGATCCTTGGATGCACATGCATGGAGAATAgtcaaattcaaatatatcaATTCAGAAAAACGAAGGGTGGTCGACCAAGAGCGACTTTTCAAACCATCAAATAATTGATAAGGAcgataaattttatttctttcaagttaatataatacatatataaataaacatatcaatttatatttgGCTCGAAAAtagtcatatttaattttaaataaaataattgaagatAACAactatacacacatatattcGTAAACGTAAAAGCAAAGATGATTACTATCTAATTTATCTATGATAAAAAATCAGATCCATAATCAAGTTGACTGTGCATGGGTGACTGGATCTAAATTTCTAAACAAGACAAACCtaagattaaaataaagaCGTTTTGATTATTGAGCcgttttatcatatatatatacgcgGGACGACCTATTCTAAATctctaataatatttaataaaatgcTACTTGTGTTTCTACACAAAATAATAAGCGAACACAGTTTGATTTGCCCAAGCGTCCAAGACCACGACCAAGTCCACtgaatattaaaaattgagcgaaaaacaagatttagaaaagtttttatgattttgttcaaaaaaacaaaaaaaatatgacgtgtaaattataaaatatcaaagtGTCCAGAGACCAGTTGACAAAAACATCCAATCCTCAAGTTGCATAAGTTCGAGCTGCTCAGAAACTTCGAAGTTCCTCACAACTCTTCTTTACCCACTTTTCTTATATCTGCTttccaaaacagagaaaccccaagaaaagaaaaagaaaaaagaaaagagaagaaagaagcagGAGGAGACTTTTTGGAATGGAGAGACAAAAGAGCATGGAAAAAGGGTTACTCAGGAAGAGCTTAAGCATACGTGAGAGAAAGTTCCCTAACGAAGACGCTTTCTTAGAATCCGGTTTATCGAGGAAGTCTCCGCGAGAGGTCAAGAAACCTCAAAACGACGATGGTGAATGTCGTGTTACCGCCTCTGTTTTCCTCAGCACCTTTGTTGCCGTATCAGGCTCCTTCTGTACCGGTTGTGGCgtgagtcttcttcttttcttgattcaaTCTCGGTTCATACCAACCGATTTTCAATATCTTCCGAGTTTCGGTTTGACTCTGAATTTGAAGGTGAATTTACTGAACCGGCTTAATTTCTCGGTTTTGTAGGTTGGTTTTTCATCGGGTGCACAAGCAGGGATTACCAAAGATTTATCTCTCTCCGTTGCAGAAGTATGTAATCAATAATCTTTAGTTACTTCAACATGTAATTACTTCTATATTGACcgtatttaattgattttacaGTACTCAATGTTCGGGTCGATCTTGACATTAGGAGGCTTGATCGGTGCAGTATTCAGCGGTAAAGTCGCTGATGTCTTGGGAAGAAAACGGGTAAGAAGATTAATACAAGTTTcggtttatgatttttgtgaACCAAACCCAAATGCTGTCTCATGGTTTGGTTTGACTCGAACCGGTTTTTACTTTAACCATTTTTCCCACTTTTTCTGAAACAGACGATGTTGTTTTGCGAATTCTTCTGTATCACAGGCTGGCTTTGTGTAGCATTGGCTCAGGTTTTTTGTCTAAACTACTTGTCGTTTGTCCTTTTGCTGACTTGtcacaatttatttatattatccttttattaatttctgtgttttcttaaaaaaatatttttattttaatattttgaagaaTGCAATGTGGCTGGACTGTGGAAGATTGTTACTTGGAATCGGCGTTGGTATATTTAGCTACGTGGTAATTCCTCTTTTTCCAAATTCATTCTCATCACACAAATTTCTGTACTAAAATAAGAGAATTACTGATAAAAAGTTGTGTTTCATGTAGATTCCGGTGTATATAGCCGAAATTGCACCTAAACATGTCCGAGGATCGTTTGTGTTCGCCAATCAGGTACGtaaatttctatttaatttactttactgttatttttaaaacacatgTATTAAATTTTCGTTATATAacatgcttttttttttgttaaaatgtgaACAGTTGATGCAAAATTGCGGAAtttcactcttcttcatcattggCAATTTTATTCCATGGAGACTACTAACAGTAGTCGGTATGATTCTGTTTAGAGATtgtaatctaaaatatatttttttaaatgatagaTGTAATGTAATTCGAACCGGTCAATTTAACATGATGTTTGTATGTTTGCAGGATTGGTGCCATGTGTGTTCCAcgtcttttgtttatttttcatccCCGAATCTCCAAGATGGCTggtaagtttttatttatttaaatatttgcaAATATAGTATTGGTTTCTATGATTATAACCAATCAAAAGCCggtaaatattttgaaacttggTTCAAGcatttgtaaatatttgttGGTGCTTCTTCATATATACTGTTATATATGACAGGCGAAGTTAGGTCGTGATAAAGAATGCCGATCTTCGTTGCAACGCCTTAGGGGATCTGACGTCGATATTTCTCGTGAAGCAAACACAATTAGAGTATGCAAAATTTAGTgttcattttaatatattctaTCTATTATTTACTAATGTTGggttttcaatatttattgtttttttttttgaaaaaattgatttctttttttttcaggatACCATTGACATGACAGAAAACGGTGGTGAAACTAAGATGTCTGAATTGTTTCAGAGACGATACGCATATCCGTTAATTGTAAGTATTTTGAACTAATGCAAACAATTATATTGAATAGCGGTTgtgttaaaacaaatatgattgtTCAATTGCTTTCGAATTAGTttttaaacatgaaaacattttaaataattcttacatatatatttgtattcaGATCGGAGttggtttaatgtttttgCAACAATTGTGTGGGAGCTCCGGTGTTACCTATTATGCTAGTAGCCTCTTCAACAAAGGAGGtattttaattgataataTGAATATTTCATCTTTCAGTTCAatccaataaatattttgagttcaatccatttaaaaaatttaacttataattttttattttcaggaTTTCCAAGTGCTATTGGCACATCCGTAATAGCCACAATTATggtaaattttcaataataagaagaaaaatatactttaaattCACTAAAGAAATTCCaatatgaaaattgaaaaaaattatttgactATGTTTAGGTTCCAAAAGCAATGCTGGCAACAGTCCTAGTCGATAAAATGGGGAGGAGAACGCTCCTAATGGttagattataatatttttattcaatcaaTTGTATTATTAGTTATGACTTTCTTCATGAGACTAAAGACAagctaatttttatataaatttaaacagGCTTCTTGTTCTGCAATGGGTTTGAGTGCTTTGCTCTTAAGTGTTTCTTACGGTTTCCAGGTAATTTTAATTCTACATATACACATGCGTACGTATATTGAAACAGGATTTAATGTGAATAAAATTTCTTAACAACATTgttaatataaatatgtacCTTTTTCTAGCTAATTAtctcttcaaaattttgttaaatgttatGCAGTCGTTTGGCATTCTTCCAGAACTCACTCCCATCTTCACTTGCATCGGCGTCTTGGGTCACATTGTGTCATTTGCCATGGGAATGGGAGGACTACCATGGATTATAATGGCTGAGGTATACCAACATTaatatttcatgtttttattaaGATATTTGTCTAAGAAATGTTACTAACGATGTGTGAACTATATATGACCAAAATTTATAGCATAGTGGGGTTAGTTAGACCCAAGTTTCAACCAGAAATGTGAATTTGGAGCTATATACAAAAACAGCAACAACAgaatctaataaaattttattttgcttgcAGATATTTCCGATGAATGTGAAAGTGTCAGCTGGGACCTTAGTTACTGTAACCAATTGGTTATTTGGTTGGATTATCACATACACTTTCAATTTTATGCTAGAATGGAATGCATCAGGTAAATACCTAGAATATAAACATGTTATTATAATTCTCATTATTACTATTATGATTCTGTTATTGGATAATTGATTGTGTtatattgtttactttttaaaggAATGTTCCTCATCTTCTCAATGGTCTCCGCCAGTTCGATCGtatttatatactttttggtACCTGAGACAAAAGGCCGATCACTTGAAGAAATACAAGCACTGCTCAACAACTCTGTGCaataatatcatttttctttttctttttgggtaaatgatcatatatataagtcgATTGTTGTTATTTGGTGTGAGTTTGAATGTGATCCGTGTGCGTATCAAATTTTGGATGGGAAATTTGAAACagtaaaaatttgtatattccTCGTTTGGGAAAAATGTATGTTTTGGTTAGTTATATGCaaaaatgttgttgaagaagtttatacataaaaagttaaatacaaaaagatgGTAAGAAAACAATTGCAATTTCATGTTTAGAGGACTCTCCTATAGTTTAAGG
This sequence is a window from Arabidopsis thaliana chromosome 1 sequence. Protein-coding genes within it:
- the ERD6 gene encoding Major facilitator superfamily protein (EARLY RESPONSE TO DEHYDRATION 6 (ERD6); FUNCTIONS IN: carbohydrate transmembrane transporter activity, sugar:hydrogen symporter activity, sugar transmembrane transporter activity; INVOLVED IN: response to water deprivation, response to salt stress, response to cold, response to chitin, response to abscisic acid stimulus; LOCATED IN: integral to membrane, membrane; EXPRESSED IN: 30 plant structures; EXPRESSED DURING: 13 growth stages; CONTAINS InterPro DOMAIN/s: Sugar transporter, conserved site (InterPro:IPR005829), Major facilitator superfamily (InterPro:IPR020846), General substrate transporter (InterPro:IPR005828), Sugar/inositol transporter (InterPro:IPR003663), Major facilitator superfamily, general substrate transporter (InterPro:IPR016196); BEST Arabidopsis thaliana protein match is: ERD (early response to dehydration) six-like 1 (TAIR:AT1G08920.1); Has 27777 Blast hits to 27182 proteins in 2058 species: Archae - 500; Bacteria - 11725; Metazoa - 4936; Fungi - 6599; Plants - 2746; Viruses - 0; Other Eukaryotes - 1271 (source: NCBI BLink).); its protein translation is MERQKSMEKGLLRKSLSIRERKFPNEDAFLESGLSRKSPREVKKPQNDDGECRVTASVFLSTFVAVSGSFCTGCGVGFSSGAQAGITKDLSLSVAEYSMFGSILTLGGLIGAVFSGKVADVLGRKRTMLFCEFFCITGWLCVALAQNAMWLDCGRLLLGIGVGIFSYVIPVYIAEIAPKHVRGSFVFANQLMQNCGISLFFIIGNFIPWRLLTVVGLVPCVFHVFCLFFIPESPRWLAKLGRDKECRSSLQRLRGSDVDISREANTIRDTIDMTENGGETKMSELFQRRYAYPLIIGVGLMFLQQLCGSSGVTYYASSLFNKGGFPSAIGTSVIATIMVPKAMLATVLVDKMGRRTLLMASCSAMGLSALLLSVSYGFQSFGILPELTPIFTCIGVLGHIVSFAMGMGGLPWIIMAEIFPMNVKVSAGTLVTVTNWLFGWIITYTFNFMLEWNASGMFLIFSMVSASSIVFIYFLVPETKGRSLEEIQALLNNSVQ